GTCTCCTTGATAAGCTTTAACATCGGCAGGGATTTTACCAGGCCTGCATTTATGAGTGATTCCATTATGACGCGCGTAACGAAGATCGCCGTGAACATGCTCGCCAGGAGACCGATGGTCAGGGTCACAGCGAAACCCCTGATCGGGCCTGTCCCGAACTGGAAGAGGAATAGAGCCGCGATCAGCGTCGTAAGGTTCGAGTCGAATATGGCGCTGAATGCCTTGTCATAACCCATGCTGACCGCCTGCCGCAGCGCCTTTCCGGCCTGCAATTCCTCTCTTATCCTCTCATTGATAAGCACGTTCGCGTCGACTGCCATGCCGAGCGAAAGGGCTATACCCGCGATACCGGGAAGGGTCAACGTGGCGGATATGCCGGGGAACACATAAGGCAGGAACCCGAGGCATCCGAGGGTGAACAACAGGTTAAGGCTTAGGGCGATGTCGGCGATGAGGCCGGATATGAGATAATAACCGGCCATGAATATCAGGATAAGCGCTCCGCCTATCAGGCTAGCCTTTATGCCTTTATTTATCGAATCCTGCCCCAGCAAGGGGCCGACCGTCCTCTCCTCCTCGATATACATGGGAGCGGGCAGCGCGCCGGTCCTCAATACCAATGAGAGGTCCCTGGCGTTCTCGACCGTGAACCTTCCGCTTATCACGGCCTCGCCCGAAGGTATCGCCTCCCTTATGACCGGGGCAGACTGCACTTTGCCGTCAAGAACTATTGCCAGCCTCCTGCCGACATTCTCGCTTGTTATCCTCGCGAATTTTTTCGCGCCTTCCGAATTAAACGTAATATTGACCGTCGGCTCGTTGAATTTGCTCTGGTCGAAATGTATCGCGGCATTCGAGAGCCCCTCGCCGGTCATGACAGCCTGCTTTTCCAGCAGCAGCTTGCCCTCATCGTCGAGGGAAGTCTTTAGCTCATAGCCTTCGGGGACATTGCCGGTCAACGCCTGCTTCATCTTTTCCGCGTCATCTGAAACCAGCTTGAATTCAAGCAGCGCAGTCCGCCCGATTATGCTCAGGGCGCGCTCGCGGTCGGTGACGCCGGGAAGCTGGACCACTATCTCGTCCTTTCCCTGCCTCTGGATAGACGGCTCCCTTACGCCGAACTGGTCTATCCTGTTCCTTATGACCTCGATCGCCCTGTCGCCGGCGTCTTCACGCGCGTTCTCCGGCAGGTGGCTGTATCGACTTTAAGCAAAAGGTGCATCCCGCCCTTTAAGTCAAGGCCGAGCTTTATCTTGCCTTCCTGTATCACCTTCCCGTCTTTATCCTTGACGTCAAAAGGCGGATAGATGAGCCAAAATGAAGCCGCTATTAAAGCGAATATTAATCCCGCTTTCCAGGGAAGCCCTCTGTTCATTTCTCCTCTCCTGTCCTCTTCTTTGTCGTATAAGCTATCGCGTATTTATCAACTTCTATCTTCGCGCTATCGTCAACCCGGAGGACCACGGATGTCTCCTTTACGTTGACTATTGTGCCGTGTATCCCGCCGCTTGTGACGACCTCATCGTTCTTGGCGAGGTTCTTTACCATCTCCGCGTGGTCTTTCTTCTGTTTCTGCTGGGGTCTTATGAGCAGAAAATAAAATACCACAAATATGAGGATCAGTGGTAAAAAACTTGCTATCGCGTTTGCGCCTTGCTGTTCCATTGTTTACCCTTTCTTTTGTTTTGCCGTTATTCCGACGGCTTCGTACTTC
Above is a genomic segment from Candidatus Omnitrophota bacterium containing:
- the secD gene encoding protein translocase subunit SecD, coding for MPENAREDAGDRAIEVIRNRIDQFGVREPSIQRQGKDEIVVQLPGVTDRERALSIIGRTALLEFKLVSDDAEKMKQALTGNVPEGYELKTSLDDEGKLLLEKQAVMTGEGLSNAAIHFDQSKFNEPTVNITFNSEGAKKFARITSENVGRRLAIVLDGKVQSAPVIREAIPSGEAVISGRFTVENARDLSLVLRTGALPAPMYIEEERTVGPLLGQDSINKGIKASLIGGALILIFMAGYYLISGLIADIALSLNLLFTLGCLGFLPYVFPGISATLTLPGIAGIALSLGMAVDANVLINERIREELQAGKALRQAVSMGYDKAFSAIFDSNLTTLIAALFLFQFGTGPIRGFAVTLTIGLLASMFTAIFVTRVIMESLINAGLVKSLPMLKLIKETKIDFIGKRKIFYAISIIVIGVGLFSFFSKQDKAYGIDFSGGQLQEYMFKSAPDIEGVRKTLKELNLEDASIQQFKDNPRVILIRTAADKSTDLTNKLKSAFPDQDIQMLKIEHVGPVAGKHLKTKAVYAIIWSLIGILIYVAFRFKHFNFAAAGVIALIHDVLVALGFLALTNRAIDLLSVTAFLTIAGYSINDTIVIYDRVRENIRLNRKMSLYDVINLSVNQTLGRTLLTSGVTLLVVLAIFLYGGEVLSNFAFALLVGFVSGVYSTVYIASPLVLAFQPRKKAIGK
- the yajC gene encoding preprotein translocase subunit YajC, which codes for MEQQGANAIASFLPLILIFVVFYFLLIRPQQKQKKDHAEMVKNLAKNDEVVTSGGIHGTIVNVKETSVVLRVDDSAKIEVDKYAIAYTTKKRTGEEK